In a single window of the Candidatus Celerinatantimonas neptuna genome:
- the nfuA gene encoding Fe/S biogenesis protein NfuA yields the protein MISISTAAQEHFLKLLQAQPEDTNIRVFVINPGTPHAECGVSYCPPNNIEDDDIHIPFDGFNAIIDTASAPFLEDAEIDFVTDKIGSQLTLKAPNAKMRKVADDAPLIERVEYLLESEINPNLAAHGGRVSVLEIGEDNIAIVQFGGGCNGCSMVDVTLKEGIEKQLLEAFPEELKGVRDITEHQAGEHSYY from the coding sequence ATGATATCTATCTCTACTGCAGCTCAGGAGCATTTTCTAAAGCTGCTTCAGGCACAACCCGAGGACACCAACATTCGGGTGTTTGTCATCAATCCCGGCACTCCGCACGCAGAATGCGGCGTTTCTTATTGTCCGCCAAATAACATTGAAGATGACGATATTCATATTCCATTCGATGGTTTTAATGCCATTATTGATACCGCCAGCGCTCCATTTTTAGAAGATGCAGAAATTGATTTTGTAACCGACAAAATCGGCTCTCAGCTCACTCTAAAAGCACCCAATGCCAAAATGCGTAAAGTAGCCGATGATGCACCACTGATTGAACGCGTAGAATATTTGCTGGAAAGCGAAATTAACCCGAACCTGGCAGCTCATGGTGGCCGAGTCAGCGTACTGGAAATTGGTGAAGATAACATTGCTATTGTTCAATTCGGCGGAGGCTGTAACGGATGTAGTATGGTTGATGTCACGTTAAAAGAAGGGATCGAAAAACAGCTGTTAGAAGCATTTCCTGAAGAACTCAAAGGGGTTAGAGACATTACTGAACATCAGGCTGGTGAACATTCGTATTATTAA
- the yhgF gene encoding Protein YhgF: MSLAIERQIADELQVKTRQVKATIALLDEGATVPFIARYRKEVTGGLDDTQLRTLYSRLGYLRELHQRRETILTSIDDQGKLTDELKAQILEAESKTALEDLYLPYRPKRRTKGQIAREGGIEPLAEHLFNHPESDPQHVASDYLNEEAGFTDTKAVLDGARAILMEKFAEDARLLTQLRNALNEDALLISKVISGQEQTGQKFSDYFDYQEAFKQIPSHRALALLRGRNEGALQLTMQWGDPDTLTSPAHQLIAKHFEIHDKGRPADQWLQSVVKWTWRVKLSLSMENELISQLREQAEQAAIQVFADNLKDLLMAPPAGSRVTLALDPGLRTGVKVAIIDGTGKVLDTDTIYPHAPQNRWDQSIATLAHHCQRHKVSLVSIGNGTASRETDRLVAELEKQYPQLKLQRVVVSEAGASVYSASELAANEMPTLNVSLRGAVSIGRRLQDPLAELVKIDPKSIGVGQYQHDVSQVELSKRLSDVIEDCVNAVGVDVNMASPSLLEHISGLSRTLAQNIVNYRNENGPFKTRTALLKVPRLGPKAFEQSAGFLRIQNGENPLDASAVHPESYLLVEKFIEKSGHNIHKLIGNSTVLHRFDPKAFTDAQYGLPTVTDVLTELEKPGRDPRGQFKTAQFKDGVENMGDLKIGMRLEGCVTNVTHFGAFVDIGVHQDGLVHISSLANHFVKDPRDIVKTGDVVTVKVLEVDPQRKRIALTMRMDEETSKANNHQSKTHSKETYRQHSPKKSTAPTNTLADAFAKAGLKR; this comes from the coding sequence ATGAGTTTAGCAATTGAACGCCAAATTGCCGATGAGCTACAGGTCAAAACACGGCAGGTTAAAGCAACCATTGCATTACTGGATGAAGGAGCCACGGTTCCATTCATAGCCCGTTACCGAAAAGAAGTCACAGGTGGATTAGATGATACACAATTAAGAACTCTGTATAGTCGTCTGGGTTATCTGAGAGAATTACACCAGCGTAGAGAAACGATCTTAACCAGTATCGATGATCAGGGGAAATTAACAGATGAACTTAAAGCTCAAATTCTTGAAGCAGAAAGTAAAACAGCATTAGAAGATCTCTACCTGCCTTACCGGCCTAAACGTCGAACTAAAGGACAGATTGCAAGAGAAGGCGGGATTGAACCACTTGCAGAACATCTTTTTAATCATCCTGAATCAGACCCCCAACACGTTGCATCCGACTATCTAAATGAAGAAGCGGGATTTACCGATACAAAAGCCGTACTCGATGGTGCAAGAGCCATTTTGATGGAAAAATTTGCCGAAGATGCAAGATTACTGACTCAATTAAGAAACGCACTAAATGAAGATGCTTTACTCATCTCCAAGGTCATTAGTGGTCAAGAGCAAACCGGGCAAAAATTCAGTGATTACTTCGACTATCAGGAAGCATTTAAACAAATTCCCTCACACCGGGCTCTGGCTCTTCTTCGGGGTCGAAATGAAGGAGCATTGCAACTCACAATGCAATGGGGTGATCCCGATACATTAACGTCACCGGCACATCAACTCATTGCAAAACATTTTGAGATCCACGACAAAGGACGACCCGCCGATCAATGGCTACAATCCGTTGTAAAATGGACCTGGAGGGTCAAACTCAGCCTATCGATGGAAAATGAGCTTATCAGCCAGTTAAGAGAGCAGGCCGAACAAGCTGCCATTCAGGTCTTTGCCGATAACTTAAAAGATCTACTGATGGCTCCACCAGCCGGAAGCCGTGTGACCCTCGCACTGGATCCGGGACTTCGAACCGGTGTTAAAGTCGCAATTATTGATGGAACAGGGAAAGTACTCGACACCGATACCATCTATCCTCACGCGCCGCAAAATCGATGGGATCAGTCAATTGCAACACTTGCTCACCATTGCCAACGACATAAAGTCAGCTTAGTCAGCATCGGCAACGGAACCGCCTCCAGAGAAACCGACAGGCTCGTTGCCGAACTTGAAAAGCAGTATCCTCAATTAAAATTACAACGAGTCGTTGTTAGCGAAGCTGGTGCATCCGTTTATTCAGCATCTGAACTTGCCGCCAATGAGATGCCAACATTGAATGTTTCTCTCAGAGGTGCTGTATCCATTGGCCGGCGTTTGCAGGATCCACTGGCAGAGCTTGTCAAAATTGACCCAAAATCGATTGGCGTCGGTCAGTATCAGCATGATGTCAGCCAGGTCGAACTATCAAAAAGACTATCAGACGTCATTGAAGATTGTGTAAATGCTGTAGGTGTCGATGTCAATATGGCTTCACCATCATTACTTGAGCATATATCTGGGTTATCGAGAACACTAGCCCAAAATATCGTGAACTACCGTAATGAAAATGGGCCATTTAAAACCCGAACAGCACTTTTGAAAGTTCCCCGTCTCGGACCTAAAGCATTTGAGCAATCAGCCGGATTTTTACGGATCCAGAATGGAGAAAATCCACTGGATGCAAGTGCTGTTCATCCCGAATCTTATCTGTTAGTTGAAAAATTCATAGAAAAAAGTGGTCATAATATCCACAAATTAATCGGAAATAGTACCGTCTTACATCGTTTTGATCCTAAGGCTTTCACCGATGCTCAATACGGCCTGCCAACAGTCACCGATGTACTAACTGAATTAGAAAAACCAGGCCGGGATCCACGAGGCCAGTTTAAAACGGCACAGTTTAAAGACGGAGTCGAAAATATGGGTGACCTGAAAATAGGGATGCGTTTAGAAGGTTGCGTAACAAATGTCACCCACTTTGGCGCTTTTGTCGATATAGGCGTTCATCAGGATGGATTGGTGCATATTTCATCTCTTGCTAACCACTTCGTAAAAGATCCTCGGGATATAGTAAAAACAGGGGATGTGGTAACGGTAAAAGTTCTGGAAGTCGATCCACAGCGTAAACGAATTGCTCTGACAATGCGCATGGATGAAGAAACCTCTAAAGCAAACAACCATCAATCTAAAACACACTCAAAGGAAACATATCGGCAACATTCACCTAAAAAATCAACAGCACCAACGAATACACTCGCCGATGCATTTGCTAAAGCCGGTTTAAAACGCTAA
- the xylB gene encoding Aryl-alcohol dehydrogenase — MIENKHYRPMQAAIVREKAGPFVIEPARIRDPEDDEVLVKIVATGMCHTDMIARDQLYPVPQPVILGHEGSGYVVAVGPAVSEFQVGDPVVLSFGYCGHCDHCQSGHDAYCFEFMVRNFSGADSQGEVAVCDSKGKPIHDHFFAQSSFATYALSRENNAVKISNEAPLELMGPLGCGIQTGAGAVLNALKVGAGDSFACFGAGAVGLSAVLAAKAAGASIIIAVDVVPSRLELAKELGATHVINSREEDPVQAIKQITDDKLGYALESSGIPAVLKQSIGALGSLGQLGVVGAPPFGSKVDIDINDLLTNGKTIFGIVEGNSVPKLFIPKLVELYMKGQFAFDKLVKFYNFDQINEAAADSEKGVTLKPIIRIA, encoded by the coding sequence ATGATTGAGAATAAACATTATCGCCCGATGCAGGCTGCGATTGTCCGGGAAAAAGCGGGTCCTTTTGTTATAGAGCCCGCTCGTATCCGTGACCCAGAAGATGATGAAGTGTTAGTGAAAATTGTTGCAACAGGGATGTGTCACACAGATATGATCGCCCGGGATCAATTATATCCTGTCCCGCAGCCTGTTATTTTAGGTCATGAGGGGTCTGGTTATGTCGTTGCTGTTGGTCCGGCGGTGAGTGAGTTTCAGGTAGGCGATCCAGTCGTTTTGAGCTTTGGTTATTGCGGACATTGTGATCACTGTCAATCAGGACATGATGCGTATTGCTTTGAATTTATGGTGCGAAATTTTAGTGGTGCGGATAGTCAGGGAGAAGTGGCTGTTTGTGATTCAAAAGGGAAGCCCATCCATGATCATTTCTTTGCTCAGTCTTCTTTTGCGACATATGCCTTAAGTAGAGAGAATAATGCCGTGAAAATTTCAAACGAGGCTCCGCTAGAGTTAATGGGGCCTCTCGGTTGTGGTATCCAGACCGGGGCTGGAGCCGTGTTGAATGCTCTGAAAGTTGGGGCGGGAGACAGCTTTGCCTGCTTTGGTGCCGGGGCTGTTGGTTTGTCGGCAGTGCTGGCTGCCAAAGCCGCTGGTGCATCGATTATTATTGCCGTTGATGTTGTTCCGTCCCGGCTTGAATTAGCAAAGGAGCTTGGTGCAACACATGTGATAAATAGTCGTGAGGAAGATCCGGTGCAAGCTATTAAGCAGATTACTGATGATAAGTTAGGCTATGCACTAGAGAGCTCAGGGATCCCCGCTGTTTTGAAGCAATCAATTGGAGCTTTGGGATCGCTTGGTCAGTTAGGTGTGGTTGGCGCCCCTCCTTTTGGGAGCAAAGTTGATATTGATATTAATGACTTGTTGACCAATGGGAAAACGATATTTGGTATTGTTGAAGGTAATAGTGTTCCGAAATTATTTATTCCTAAACTTGTCGAACTCTATATGAAAGGTCAGTTTGCATTTGATAAGTTGGTTAAATTCTATAATTTTGACCAGATCAATGAAGCGGCGGCCGATAGTGAGAAAGGCGTTACTTTAAAACCCATCATTCGGATTGCATAA
- the yibN gene encoding putative protein YibN, translating to MQQIIEFIQLHLMLCLLWVVLLGAVIYTFLMPILSGVRSITYQQVTQFINKRDAVIFDIRSGEQYRKGHIAGAVNIPESQLKADKLTNYEKYRSKPVVVACDLGNKASGAARLFKKAGFQEVYYMQGGIGAWTGANLPLVRK from the coding sequence ATGCAGCAAATTATAGAATTTATCCAACTCCATCTGATGTTATGCCTTTTATGGGTGGTGTTGTTGGGCGCGGTTATTTATACCTTTTTGATGCCGATATTGTCTGGGGTGAGAAGTATCACTTACCAACAGGTCACTCAGTTTATTAATAAACGTGATGCTGTTATTTTTGATATTCGTTCCGGTGAGCAATACCGAAAGGGGCATATTGCCGGTGCCGTGAATATTCCAGAGTCTCAATTGAAGGCAGATAAGTTAACCAATTATGAGAAATATCGCAGTAAGCCGGTTGTTGTCGCTTGCGATCTGGGGAATAAAGCATCTGGTGCAGCTCGCCTGTTTAAAAAGGCAGGGTTTCAGGAAGTTTATTACATGCAAGGCGGAATTGGTGCCTGGACTGGTGCAAATTTACCGTTAGTACGTAAGTAA
- the secB gene encoding Protein-export protein SecB → MADAATEDTEVEFAIQRIYTKDISFETPNSPEVFQQEWEPEIKVDLDNDVAELAENTYEIALTLTVTASHDEKVAFLCEVKQAGIFTLGNMEPAQLAHAVNAFCPNILFPYARELVSSLVNRGSFPQLNLAPVNFDAMFANYLEQAAVEEEGQVQH, encoded by the coding sequence ATGGCTGACGCCGCTACCGAAGATACGGAAGTTGAATTTGCCATTCAGCGTATTTACACCAAAGATATTTCATTTGAAACGCCGAATTCTCCTGAGGTATTCCAGCAGGAATGGGAACCGGAAATCAAAGTCGATTTGGATAATGATGTCGCCGAGTTAGCTGAAAATACATATGAAATTGCACTAACTTTGACAGTGACTGCATCTCACGATGAAAAAGTTGCTTTTTTATGCGAAGTGAAACAAGCCGGTATTTTTACTTTGGGTAATATGGAACCTGCTCAATTGGCACATGCTGTGAATGCGTTTTGTCCTAATATCTTATTCCCATATGCACGAGAACTGGTTTCTAGCTTAGTTAATCGTGGTTCATTCCCTCAATTGAACCTTGCTCCGGTTAACTTTGACGCGATGTTTGCTAATTATCTTGAGCAAGCGGCCGTGGAAGAAGAAGGTCAAGTACAACACTAA
- the gpsA gene encoding Glycerol-3-phosphate dehydrogenase [NAD(P)+]: MGDLINSPLAVLGAGSYGTALAIAVARNGYSTILWGHQREHVAKLAADRQNSEFLPDCPFPDTLQLCDDLEKTLMLCQDVLLVVPSYAFTDVLTQIKPLLSDRARVVWATKGLAPHTGQLLSDVAVQILGPERTLAVISGPTFAKELAKGLPTAISVSSDDRQWVKDLAHLLHCERSFRVYTNHDMIGVQLGGAVKNVIAIGAGIADGLGFGANARTALITRGLHEMMRLGLALGAKPETFMGMAGLGDLVLTCTDNQSRNRRFGLALGHGSSIEQAQAQIGQVVEGYRNTQEVYQLAQQHEIEMPIVEQVYQVLYQGKLAQDAAMALLARSQKDE, encoded by the coding sequence ATGGGTGACTTGATTAATAGCCCCCTTGCCGTGTTAGGAGCAGGTTCCTATGGGACCGCTCTGGCAATTGCTGTGGCCCGTAATGGCTATTCGACCATCTTATGGGGGCATCAACGTGAACATGTGGCTAAATTAGCTGCAGATCGGCAAAATAGTGAATTTCTTCCCGATTGTCCTTTCCCGGATACGCTTCAATTGTGTGATGATTTAGAGAAAACACTGATGCTGTGTCAGGATGTTTTGTTGGTCGTTCCAAGTTATGCTTTTACGGATGTACTCACTCAGATTAAGCCTTTATTGAGCGATAGAGCACGGGTTGTATGGGCAACTAAAGGATTGGCTCCTCATACTGGGCAATTACTCTCTGATGTGGCGGTTCAGATACTAGGACCAGAGAGAACCTTAGCGGTGATTTCCGGGCCTACCTTTGCTAAAGAACTGGCCAAGGGGTTGCCGACTGCCATTTCTGTATCTTCTGATGACCGGCAATGGGTTAAAGATCTGGCGCATCTGCTTCATTGTGAACGTAGTTTTCGGGTGTATACCAATCATGACATGATTGGTGTGCAACTTGGCGGTGCGGTGAAAAATGTGATTGCAATTGGGGCCGGCATTGCTGATGGTCTTGGATTTGGCGCGAATGCACGCACTGCTTTGATAACTCGTGGCCTTCATGAAATGATGCGTCTTGGTCTGGCATTAGGTGCCAAACCCGAAACTTTCATGGGAATGGCTGGGTTAGGGGATTTGGTGCTCACCTGTACTGATAATCAGTCCCGAAATCGTCGGTTTGGTTTGGCGTTAGGGCATGGCTCTTCGATTGAGCAGGCACAGGCGCAGATTGGTCAGGTTGTCGAAGGCTACCGTAATACGCAGGAAGTTTATCAATTGGCACAGCAGCACGAGATTGAGATGCCGATTGTTGAGCAGGTTTACCAGGTTCTCTATCAGGGTAAACTGGCGCAGGATGCTGCAATGGCGTTGTTGGCCCGTTCACAGAAAGATGAATAA
- the bioH gene encoding Pimeloyl-[acyl-carrier protein] methyl ester esterase — protein sequence MKLYIEEKGEGIPLILLHGWGMNSGVWSTIAGKLAHSYRVYLVDLPGYGLSQPSEDLSFEQTARLLADQLPCGYWLGWSLGGLLSQKVAIGYPDKVMKLITVASSATFVERQDWPGMKANVLSLFAKGLEQDYRRTLERFLAIQMLGSTDAKMQIRIIKEQLASKPQPDLLMLRRGLQWLESIDLRTQIMCIEQPWLQLFGALDSLVPKQSAGAHQACSRAVQQIFAKASHAPFISHSGEFVQSITKFLQG from the coding sequence ATGAAATTATATATAGAAGAGAAGGGTGAAGGAATACCGCTGATTTTGCTGCATGGTTGGGGGATGAATAGCGGCGTATGGTCAACGATTGCCGGTAAGCTCGCTCATTCTTATCGGGTTTATCTTGTAGATCTGCCTGGGTATGGTTTAAGCCAGCCGTCAGAGGATTTAAGTTTTGAGCAGACAGCCCGGTTGCTGGCGGATCAATTGCCTTGCGGATACTGGCTCGGTTGGAGTCTTGGCGGGTTATTATCACAAAAAGTGGCAATTGGTTATCCAGACAAGGTTATGAAACTAATTACGGTAGCCAGTAGTGCAACTTTTGTTGAGCGACAAGACTGGCCGGGAATGAAAGCAAATGTTTTGTCTTTATTTGCGAAAGGATTGGAACAGGACTACCGTCGGACACTCGAGCGGTTCTTAGCAATTCAAATGTTGGGGAGCACGGATGCAAAGATGCAGATCCGTATTATTAAAGAACAACTGGCATCGAAGCCACAACCCGATTTGTTAATGCTTCGGCGGGGATTGCAATGGCTGGAATCGATCGATTTAAGAACCCAGATTATGTGCATTGAACAACCCTGGCTTCAGCTTTTTGGAGCATTGGATTCTTTGGTTCCCAAACAATCAGCTGGTGCTCACCAGGCTTGTAGTCGAGCTGTACAGCAGATATTTGCCAAAGCATCTCATGCTCCTTTTATCTCTCATAGTGGGGAATTTGTGCAGTCTATTACAAAATTCTTACAAGGTTGA
- the gpmI gene encoding 2,3-bisphosphoglycerate-independent phosphoglycerate mutase has product MSVQKKPLALIIMDGWGYRADASNNAVAQANTPVLDHLAKTKPNTLISGSGLDVGLPDGQMGNSEVGHTNIGAGRVVYQDLTRIDKDISEGTFFSQPVLKPAVDKAVSANKAVHILGLLSPGGVHSHENHMLAMVELAAKEGAKNIYVHAFLDGRDTPPQSAQASIDAFEEKFKALGVGRFASLIGRYYAMDRDNRWERVQAAYELLTEGKSEFTADNATAGLALAYDRDETDEFVKATRIGDIASINDGDTVIFMNFRADRAREITRAFVDTDFTGFTRSVSPKCQFIMLTQYAADIDTPCAYPPEDLVNTLGEWLEKKGKTQLRISETEKYAHVTFFFNGGKETPFEGEDREIIPSPKVATYDLQPEMSSKELTAKMVESIKSGKYDVIICNYPNGDMVGHTGVMEAAIKACETVDSSIGEIVEALKEVGGECLITADHGNAEQMVDPKTGNIHTAHTNLPVPFIYVGRDATMKENGRLSDIAPTMLTLLGEEIPAEMTGHPLVVLK; this is encoded by the coding sequence ATGTCTGTGCAAAAAAAACCATTAGCGCTGATTATCATGGACGGTTGGGGTTACCGGGCTGATGCCAGTAACAATGCAGTCGCTCAAGCCAATACCCCCGTATTGGATCATCTAGCCAAAACTAAGCCCAATACATTGATTTCTGGTTCAGGATTAGATGTTGGTCTTCCAGACGGACAAATGGGCAACTCAGAAGTCGGCCATACCAATATCGGTGCAGGCCGTGTGGTTTACCAAGATCTGACCCGTATCGATAAAGACATTAGTGAAGGAACTTTCTTCTCTCAACCGGTCTTAAAACCTGCAGTAGACAAAGCAGTGAGTGCAAACAAGGCCGTCCACATTTTAGGTTTGCTTTCCCCAGGTGGCGTTCACAGCCATGAAAATCATATGCTGGCGATGGTAGAACTTGCGGCTAAAGAAGGGGCTAAAAACATCTATGTCCACGCATTTTTAGATGGACGGGATACACCACCTCAAAGTGCACAAGCCTCAATCGATGCTTTTGAAGAAAAATTCAAAGCCCTCGGAGTCGGTCGGTTTGCTTCTTTAATCGGTCGTTATTATGCAATGGATCGTGATAACCGTTGGGAACGTGTTCAGGCAGCCTATGAGTTATTAACCGAAGGTAAATCTGAATTCACAGCTGATAATGCAACAGCCGGTCTTGCGCTTGCCTATGATCGTGATGAAACAGATGAGTTTGTTAAAGCAACCCGCATCGGTGACATCGCTTCGATCAATGACGGAGATACTGTGATCTTTATGAATTTCCGGGCAGACCGTGCACGTGAAATAACCCGAGCCTTCGTTGATACAGACTTTACAGGTTTTACCCGTTCTGTTTCTCCAAAATGCCAATTTATCATGTTGACCCAATATGCAGCAGATATTGACACCCCTTGTGCCTACCCACCTGAAGATCTGGTAAACACACTTGGTGAATGGTTAGAGAAAAAAGGGAAAACACAGCTGCGGATTTCTGAAACGGAAAAATACGCACATGTCACATTCTTCTTCAATGGCGGTAAAGAAACACCATTTGAAGGCGAAGATCGTGAAATTATTCCTTCGCCAAAAGTCGCAACTTACGATCTACAACCAGAAATGAGTTCAAAAGAACTGACTGCCAAAATGGTTGAATCGATCAAAAGTGGTAAATATGACGTCATCATTTGTAACTATCCTAATGGTGATATGGTTGGCCATACCGGTGTTATGGAAGCGGCAATCAAAGCATGTGAAACCGTTGATAGTAGTATTGGCGAAATCGTAGAAGCATTAAAAGAAGTCGGTGGTGAATGTCTGATTACTGCCGATCATGGGAATGCGGAACAAATGGTTGATCCTAAAACAGGTAATATCCATACTGCTCATACGAATCTGCCTGTCCCTTTCATTTATGTCGGGCGTGACGCAACCATGAAAGAAAATGGTCGATTAAGTGATATTGCTCCAACCATGCTGACATTACTCGGTGAAGAAATTCCTGCCGAAATGACTGGTCACCCTCTAGTGGTTTTGAAATAA